A region of the Candidatus Palauibacter australiensis genome:
CGGCACGATCGGCGTGAAGGTATGGATCTTCCACGGCGAGATTGTGGAGGATCGCCGCGGTCAGACGTACACGGCCGGCGGGCGCCGCCGCGCGGGCCGCGGGCGAGGATAGAGACACATGCTGCAACCGAAGCGGATCAAGTACAGGAAACAGCAGAAGGGACGCATGCGCGGCGCCGCGCATCGCGGAAACAAGGTCTCGTTCGGCGACTACGCGCTTCAGGCCGTGGAACCGGGCTGGATCTCGAACCGTCAGATCGAAGCCGCCCGGGTCGCCATGACGCGGCACATCAAACGTGGTGGAAAGGTCTGGATCCGCATCTTTCCGGATAAGCCGCTCACGCAGAAGCCCGCGGAGACCCGGATGGGGAAGGGCAAGGGGAATCCCGAGTACTGGGTCGCGCCGGTGAAGCCGGGCCGGGTGATGTTCGAACTCGAGGGTGTCGACATCGAACTCGCGCGGCGGGCGATGCAGTTGGCCTCGGCGAAGCTTCCGGTCAAGACACGCTTTCT
Encoded here:
- the rplP gene encoding 50S ribosomal protein L16; this encodes MLQPKRIKYRKQQKGRMRGAAHRGNKVSFGDYALQAVEPGWISNRQIEAARVAMTRHIKRGGKVWIRIFPDKPLTQKPAETRMGKGKGNPEYWVAPVKPGRVMFELEGVDIELARRAMQLASAKLPVKTRFLERED